The following coding sequences are from one Humulus lupulus chromosome X, drHumLupu1.1, whole genome shotgun sequence window:
- the LOC133806576 gene encoding uncharacterized protein LOC133806576, translating into MLSFKDFQRTVADCWKKEIKGTPMYCLISKLKRLRLVLMKINREGKGDAFIKDAKKYKNMIEIQERIKEAPENTQLMDEEILARREYQQAHSDLIQFMRQKVKVDWLKNGDANTKLFHSSIRNRRIQNSIYSVWDMKGNWVDTQEGEGRKSVLTKVVQDGKVITAQQAEFLLENYTDKEVKVALFSIPDEKAPGPDGYSSTFFKQTWDITGKDLIEAVLSFLHTCKLLKELNTTTVTLVPKVKCPQNVSDYRPIACCNVVYKIATKLICSRLREVLPTIISENQSGFV; encoded by the exons ATGCTGAG TTTTAAGGATTTTCAAAGGACAGTGGCTGATTGCTggaaaaaagaaattaaaggaaCTCCAATGTACTGTTTGATCAGCAAATTAAAAAGGCTCAGACTAGTTCTTATGAAGATAAACAGAGAAGGAAAGGGAGATGCTTTTATCAAAGATGCTAAAAAGTATAAAAATATGATTGAAATTCAAGAAAGAATTAAGGAGGCTCCAGAGAATACTCAGTTGATGGATGAGGAAATACTAGCTAGACGGGAATATCAACAAGCCCATTCAGATTTGATTCAGTTCATGCGTCAGAAAGTGAAAGTAGATTGGCTAAAAAATGGGGATGCCAACACAAAGTTATTTCACAGCAGTATTAGAAATAGGCGAATCCAGAATTCGATTTACTCAGTCTGGGATATGAAAGGAAATTGGGTTGATACACAGGAAGGG GAAGGGAGGAAATCGGTTTTAACCAAGGTGGTTCAAGATGGGAAAGTGATAACAGCTCAGCAAGCTGAATTTCTATTGGAAAATTACACTGATAAAGAAGTTAAAGTAGCCTTGTTTTCGATTCCGGATGAAAAGGCTCCGGGTCCGGATGGTTATAGCAGCACTTTTTTCAAGCAAACTTGGGATATTACTGGAAAAGATTTGATAGAGGCAGTACTCTCTTTTCTTCATACATGCAAGCTACTTAAAGAGCTCAATACTACCACAGTAACTCTTGTTCCCAAAGTAAAATGTCCTCAAAATGTCAGTGATTACAGGCCTATAGCGTGCTGCAATGTAGTTTACAAAATAGCCACAAAGCTTATCTGTTCTAGGCTTAGAGAGGTCCTTCCTACAATTATTTCAGAGAACCAAAGTGGGTTTGTTTAA